In a single window of the Tachyglossus aculeatus isolate mTacAcu1 chromosome 14, mTacAcu1.pri, whole genome shotgun sequence genome:
- the RASD2 gene encoding GTP-binding protein Rhes — translation MMKTASSGSCALSVPAKNSYRMVVLGASRVGKSSIVSRFLNGRFEDQYTPTIEDFHRKVYNIRGDMYQLDILDTSGNHPFPAMRRLSILTGDVFVLVFSLDNRESFDEVKRLQKQILEVKSCLKNKTKETADLPMVICGNKSDHGELFRQVRADEAERLASGDENCAYFEVSAKKNTNVDEMFYVLFSMAKLPHEMSPALHRKISVQYGDAFHPKPFCMRRVKEMDAYGMISPFARRPSVNSDLKYIKAKVLREGQAREREKCSLQ, via the exons ATGATGAAGACAGCATCCAGTGGGAGCTGCGCGCTCAGCGTGCCAGCCAAAAACTCCTACCGCATGGTGGTTCTGGGGGCCTCGCGCGTCGGCAAGAGCTCCATCGTTTCACGCTTCCTGAATGGCCGCTTTGAAGACCAGTACACCCCCACCATCGAGGACTTCCACCGCAAGGTCTACAACATCCGGGGAGACATGTACCAGCTGGATATCCTGGACACGTCCGGGAACCACCCCTTCCCAGCCATGAGGAGGCTGTCCATCCTGACAG gcGACGTCTTCGTCTTGGTGTTCAGCCTGGACAACCGGGAGTCGTTTGACGAGGTCAAGCGGCTGCAGAAGCAGATTCTGGAGGTCAAGTCCTGCCTGAAGAACAAGACCAAGGAGACAGCCGATCTGCCCATGGTCATCTGCGGCAACAAGAGCGACCACGGGGAGCTGTTCCGCCAGGTGCGGGCCGACGAGGCCGAGCGGCTGGCCTCGGGGGACGAGAACTGCGCCTACTTCGAGGTGTCCGCCAAGAAGAACACCAACGTGGACGAGATGTTCTACGTGCTGTTCAGCATGGCCAAGCTGCCCCATGAGATGAGCCCGGCCCTCCACCGCAAGATCTCCGTCCAGTACGGCGACGCCTTCCACCCCAAGCCCTTCTGCATGCGCCGGGTCAAGGAGATGGACGCCTACGGGATGATCTCGCCGTTCGCCCGCCGGCCCAGCGTCAACAGCGACCTCAAGTACATCAAGGCcaaggtgctgagggagggccagGCCCGCGAGCGGGAGAAGTGCAGCCTGCAGTGA